From the Rhodothalassiaceae bacterium genome, one window contains:
- a CDS encoding metallophosphoesterase has product MRILFLGDIVGRAAREAVIAMVPRWRRAWGLDAVIANGENAAAGFGITAKIAEALFAAGIDVITTGNHVFDQRETLGFIDDMPRLLRPLNYPPATPGRGHALVELADGRRLLVVNVMGRVFMPAFDCPFRAVDAVLEAHPLGRAVDAVVVDMHGEATSEKMAMGHFCAGRASLVVGTHSHVPTADTMILDGGTAYQTDAGMCGDYDSVIGMDREEPIRRFVEGFPVGRRFEPALGEPSLCGVVVETRADGRAERVAPLRWGGRLAPTVPAWLPPLVEGAD; this is encoded by the coding sequence GTGCGGATTCTGTTTCTCGGCGACATCGTGGGGCGCGCGGCGCGCGAGGCGGTGATCGCCATGGTTCCCCGCTGGCGGCGCGCCTGGGGGCTCGATGCGGTGATCGCGAACGGCGAGAACGCCGCGGCCGGCTTCGGCATCACGGCGAAGATCGCCGAGGCGCTGTTCGCCGCCGGCATCGATGTCATCACCACCGGCAACCACGTCTTCGACCAGCGCGAGACGCTGGGCTTCATAGACGACATGCCGCGGCTGCTCAGGCCCTTGAACTACCCGCCGGCGACCCCCGGACGGGGGCATGCCCTGGTGGAGCTCGCCGACGGGCGCCGGCTGCTCGTCGTCAACGTCATGGGCCGGGTGTTCATGCCCGCCTTCGACTGTCCGTTCCGGGCGGTGGACGCGGTGCTGGAGGCGCATCCGCTCGGCCGGGCCGTGGATGCCGTCGTCGTCGACATGCACGGCGAGGCGACCAGCGAGAAGATGGCCATGGGCCATTTCTGCGCCGGCCGCGCCTCGCTCGTCGTCGGCACCCATTCGCATGTGCCCACGGCCGACACGATGATCCTGGACGGCGGCACCGCCTATCAGACGGACGCGGGCATGTGCGGCGACTATGATTCGGTGATCGGCATGGACCGGGAGGAGCCGATCCGCCGCTTCGTCGAGGGCTTTCCCGTCGGCCGGCGCTTCGAGCCGGCTCTCGGCGAGCCGAGCCTGTGCGGCGTCGTGGTCGAGACGCGCGCCGACGGCCGCGCGGAGCGCGTCGCGCCGCTGCGCTGGGGCGGCCGTCTGGCCCCGACCGTCCCCGCCTGGCTGCCGCCTTTGGTTGAGGGCGCGGATTAG
- a CDS encoding 8-amino-7-oxononanoate synthase: MSRDLLAKFAPLVAEREKLKAFAPDPLDVTMERVLSPTEAIVNGRRTILAGTNNYMAMTFDPDAIAAAREALERFGTGTTGSRILNGTYVLHRRLEETLARFYDRRHAMVFTTGYQANLGIISTLAGRGDYVVIDADSHASIYDACAMGQADVVRFRHNDPEDLAKRLRRLPEDAGKLVVVEGIYSMLGDRAPLAELVAVTKEFGAQILVDEAHSMGFCGEHGRGIAEELGVDREVDFIVGTFSKSVGTVGGFCVSDQPHFEVLRFVCRPYMFTASSPPSVVASATVAIEKLARMHDERRALWRKVERLHAGLKAMGFALGTERVESPIVAVRLPDQETLFGMSAALLEEGVYVNVARPPATPRGLFLLRCSLGLGHTDEQVEEILAAFARAGRRLGLPVSETPPSASAASSA, encoded by the coding sequence ATGAGCCGGGACCTGCTTGCCAAATTCGCTCCGCTGGTCGCCGAGCGCGAGAAGCTGAAGGCCTTCGCGCCCGATCCGCTCGACGTGACGATGGAGCGGGTGCTCTCGCCCACCGAGGCCATCGTCAACGGCCGGCGCACGATCCTCGCCGGCACCAACAACTACATGGCGATGACATTCGATCCGGACGCCATCGCCGCCGCCCGCGAGGCGCTCGAGCGCTTCGGCACCGGCACCACCGGCAGCCGGATCCTGAACGGCACCTATGTGCTGCACCGCCGGCTGGAGGAGACGCTGGCACGCTTCTACGACCGCCGCCACGCCATGGTGTTCACCACCGGCTACCAGGCGAATCTCGGGATCATCTCCACGCTTGCCGGACGCGGCGACTATGTGGTGATCGACGCGGATTCCCACGCCTCCATCTATGACGCCTGCGCCATGGGCCAGGCGGACGTCGTGCGCTTCCGCCACAACGACCCCGAGGATCTGGCGAAAAGGCTGAGGCGCCTGCCGGAGGACGCCGGCAAGCTCGTCGTCGTGGAGGGCATCTACTCGATGCTGGGCGACCGCGCGCCGCTCGCCGAGCTCGTCGCCGTCACGAAGGAATTCGGGGCCCAGATCCTGGTGGACGAGGCCCATTCCATGGGCTTTTGCGGCGAGCACGGCCGCGGGATCGCCGAAGAACTGGGCGTGGACAGAGAGGTCGACTTCATCGTCGGCACCTTTTCGAAATCGGTGGGCACGGTCGGCGGCTTCTGCGTCAGCGACCAACCGCATTTCGAGGTGCTGCGCTTCGTCTGCCGGCCCTACATGTTCACGGCGTCCTCACCGCCTTCCGTCGTCGCCTCCGCGACTGTCGCGATCGAGAAGCTTGCGCGCATGCATGACGAGAGGCGGGCGCTCTGGCGCAAGGTCGAACGCCTGCATGCGGGACTCAAGGCCATGGGTTTTGCGCTCGGCACCGAGCGGGTGGAAAGCCCGATCGTGGCGGTCCGCCTGCCGGACCAGGAGACGCTCTTCGGCATGTCGGCGGCGCTGCTCGAGGAGGGCGTCTATGTGAATGTCGCGCGCCCGCCGGCCACGCCCAGGGGTCTGTTCCTGCTGCGCTGCTCCCTGGGCCTCGGGCACACGGACGAGCAGGTGGAGGAGATTCTCGCCGCCTTCGCCCGCGCGGGGCGGCGGCTCGGGCTGCCCGTCAGCGAAACGCCCCCATCCGCTTCAGCCGCCAGTAGTGCCTGA
- the trpS gene encoding tryptophan--tRNA ligase produces MSGTRENAGRFARRVFSGAQPSGAMHLGNYLGAFRNWARLQDDYACIYCVVDMHAITVWQDPRTLPDRTREAAAAYIASGVDPARSILFNQSRVSAHAELAWICECVARIGWLNRMTQFKDKAGKDREKASVGLYTYPCLMAADILAYQATHVPVGEDQKQHLELARDIAGKFNRDFGVELFPLPEPIIQGPGARVMSLKDGTRKMSKSDPSDLSRINLTDDADLIAKKIRKAKTDPHPLPATPAELEDRPEARNLLGILAALEDRAIEDVVAEFAGRGFADLKKRLTEVMVDRLSPITRRMRELLADPAEIDRILAAGAEKAAALSAPVLAAAKDAVGFLR; encoded by the coding sequence ATGAGCGGGACGAGAGAGAACGCGGGCCGATTCGCACGCCGGGTGTTTTCCGGCGCCCAGCCGAGCGGGGCGATGCATCTCGGCAACTATCTCGGCGCCTTCCGCAACTGGGCGCGGCTGCAGGACGACTACGCGTGCATCTACTGCGTCGTCGACATGCACGCGATCACCGTCTGGCAGGACCCGCGCACGCTTCCCGACCGCACCCGCGAGGCGGCCGCCGCCTACATCGCCTCGGGCGTGGACCCGGCGCGCTCGATCCTCTTCAACCAGTCGCGGGTCTCGGCCCATGCGGAGCTGGCGTGGATCTGCGAATGCGTGGCGCGGATCGGCTGGCTCAACCGCATGACCCAGTTCAAGGACAAGGCCGGCAAGGACCGCGAGAAGGCGAGCGTCGGGCTCTACACCTATCCCTGCCTCATGGCCGCCGACATCCTCGCCTATCAGGCGACCCACGTGCCGGTGGGCGAGGACCAGAAGCAGCATCTGGAGCTCGCGCGCGACATCGCGGGCAAGTTCAACCGCGACTTCGGCGTCGAGCTCTTCCCGCTGCCCGAGCCGATCATCCAGGGCCCCGGCGCCCGGGTGATGAGTCTGAAGGACGGAACCAGGAAGATGAGCAAGTCGGACCCGTCCGATCTCTCGCGCATCAATCTGACGGACGACGCCGATCTCATCGCGAAGAAGATCCGCAAGGCGAAGACGGACCCCCATCCGCTGCCGGCGACGCCGGCGGAGCTGGAGGACCGGCCCGAGGCCCGCAATCTCCTCGGCATCCTCGCCGCACTCGAGGACCGGGCGATCGAGGATGTCGTGGCGGAATTCGCCGGCCGGGGATTTGCCGACCTCAAGAAGAGGCTGACGGAGGTGATGGTGGACCGGCTCTCGCCGATCACCCGGCGCATGCGCGAGCTGCTGGCGGATCCGGCCGAGATCGACCGCATTCTCGCCGCCGGCGCGGAGAAGGCGGCGGCCCTGTCGGCGCCGGTGCTGGCGGCGGCCAAGGACGCCGTCGGCTTCCTGCGGTGA
- a CDS encoding transketolase, which yields MRAPEPASPAERTATVGHREMANAIRALAIDAVEAARSGHPGMPMGFADVATVLWTKFLRFDPRHPDWPDRDRFVLSAGHGSMLLYALLYLTGFARPTIEDIRNFRQLGSPCAGHPEYGLLPGVETTTGPLGQGLATAVGMAIAERMEAARNPEICDHRTWVVASDGDLMEGISHEAAALAGHLELDRLVVLFDDNGISIDGSTRLATSEDVCARFAAYGWETMVVDGHDPVAIEAALAEAVAAERPVLIACRTVIGYGAPHKAGTADSHGAPLGPEEAAAAKERLGWTAPPFEIPAPILAAWRKAGARGAPVYEDWKARLEALPEARRADFLRRQERRLPEGWRGSLAALREKFAAERPKMATRKASGLVLDALAPVIPELVGGSADLTGSNNTLARGMEAIAPGRFGGRYIHYGVREHAMAAAMNGMALHRGFRPYGGTFLVFSDYCRPAIRLAALMGQPVVHVMTHDSIGLGEDGPTHQPIEHLASLRAMPNLWVMRPGDPVETAECWELALARTDGPTLLALSRQGTPALRTDAAENRSARGAYVLKEASADPRVILIATGTEVATAAEVGRLLEEDGVPARVVSMPCDRLFLAQDEDYRHELLRSGAPDVLRVAIEAASPLGWERFVGPDGLITGLDRFGESAPAGDLYRHLGFAPADILARIRERL from the coding sequence ATGCGCGCCCCGGAACCCGCTTCCCCCGCCGAGCGGACCGCGACCGTCGGCCACCGCGAGATGGCGAACGCCATCCGCGCGCTCGCCATAGACGCCGTCGAGGCGGCCCGCTCCGGCCATCCCGGCATGCCCATGGGCTTCGCCGATGTCGCCACCGTGCTGTGGACGAAGTTTCTGCGCTTCGACCCCCGCCATCCCGACTGGCCGGACCGCGACCGCTTCGTGCTGTCCGCCGGCCACGGCTCGATGCTGCTTTATGCGCTCTTGTATCTGACGGGCTTTGCGCGGCCCACGATCGAGGACATCCGGAATTTCCGCCAGCTCGGCAGCCCCTGTGCCGGCCATCCCGAATACGGCCTGCTTCCCGGGGTCGAGACGACGACGGGGCCGCTGGGCCAGGGTCTTGCCACCGCCGTCGGCATGGCGATCGCCGAGCGCATGGAGGCCGCGCGCAACCCGGAGATCTGCGACCACCGCACCTGGGTCGTCGCCTCCGACGGTGACCTGATGGAGGGCATCTCGCACGAGGCGGCGGCGCTCGCCGGCCATCTCGAGCTCGACCGGCTCGTCGTGCTCTTCGACGACAACGGGATCTCCATCGACGGATCCACGAGGCTTGCGACCTCCGAGGACGTCTGCGCCCGCTTCGCGGCCTATGGCTGGGAGACCATGGTCGTGGACGGCCATGATCCCGTCGCGATCGAGGCGGCGCTCGCGGAGGCGGTGGCCGCCGAGCGGCCGGTGCTCATCGCCTGCCGCACGGTCATCGGCTACGGCGCCCCGCACAAGGCCGGCACCGCCGACAGCCACGGCGCCCCGCTCGGCCCCGAGGAGGCGGCGGCCGCAAAAGAGCGCCTCGGCTGGACCGCGCCGCCATTCGAGATTCCCGCGCCCATTCTCGCGGCCTGGCGCAAGGCGGGCGCGCGCGGCGCGCCGGTCTACGAGGACTGGAAGGCGCGGCTCGAGGCTCTGCCGGAAGCCCGGCGGGCGGACTTTCTGCGCCGGCAGGAGCGGCGGCTTCCGGAGGGCTGGCGCGGGAGTCTGGCGGCGCTCAGGGAAAAATTCGCCGCCGAACGGCCGAAGATGGCCACCCGCAAGGCCTCCGGCCTCGTGCTCGATGCGCTGGCACCCGTCATCCCGGAGCTTGTCGGCGGCTCGGCGGATCTGACCGGCTCGAACAACACGCTCGCCAGGGGCATGGAGGCGATCGCGCCCGGGCGCTTCGGCGGCCGCTACATCCACTACGGCGTGCGCGAGCACGCGATGGCGGCGGCGATGAACGGGATGGCGCTCCACCGGGGCTTCAGACCCTACGGCGGCACATTCCTCGTGTTCTCCGACTACTGCCGGCCGGCGATCCGCCTGGCGGCGCTGATGGGTCAGCCGGTCGTCCATGTCATGACCCATGATTCGATCGGGCTCGGCGAGGACGGCCCCACGCACCAGCCGATCGAGCATCTGGCATCCCTGCGGGCGATGCCGAACCTGTGGGTGATGCGCCCGGGCGATCCGGTCGAGACGGCGGAATGCTGGGAGCTCGCGCTGGCGCGCACGGACGGGCCGACGCTTCTCGCGCTCTCGCGCCAGGGCACGCCGGCGCTGCGAACCGATGCGGCCGAAAACCGCTCGGCGCGCGGCGCCTATGTGCTGAAGGAGGCTTCCGCCGACCCGCGGGTGATCCTGATCGCCACCGGCACGGAGGTCGCGACCGCCGCCGAGGTCGGCCGGCTGCTGGAGGAGGACGGCGTGCCGGCGCGCGTCGTCTCGATGCCCTGCGACCGGCTGTTCCTCGCCCAGGATGAAGACTACCGCCATGAGCTCCTGCGCTCGGGCGCGCCCGATGTGCTGCGGGTCGCGATCGAGGCGGCAAGCCCCCTCGGCTGGGAGCGCTTCGTCGGCCCGGACGGGCTTATCACCGGCCTCGACCGCTTCGGCGAGAGCGCGCCGGCGGGCGATCTCTACCGGCATCTCGGCTTCGCGCCCGCCGACATCCTTGCCCGCATCCGCGAACGCCTCTAA
- a CDS encoding glyceraldehyde-3-phosphate dehydrogenase, with product MTVRLAINGFGRIGRLVLRAVCERHADDIEVVAINDLGDAATNAHLFAYDSIHGRWPGAVSHEEDALVVDGRRIKVFANPDPATIPWGDLDVDVVAECTGRFTDGEKAAAHLTGGAKRVLISAPAKNVPLTVVYGVNHDRIGPEHKVISNASCTTNCLAPMAKVLHETVGIARGYMTTVHAYTADQRLQDSLHKDLRRARAAALSMIPTSTGAARAVGLVLPELAGKLDGSAVRVPTANVSLVDLTFDAERETSVDEIHEAMRAAAAGAMKGVLDVVDAPLVSIDFNHNPASCSFDCSGTQVIDGRFVRVMAWYDNEWGFANRMVDVARVLAGVA from the coding sequence ATGACCGTGCGCCTTGCGATCAACGGCTTCGGGCGGATCGGCCGGCTCGTGCTGCGGGCCGTGTGCGAGCGCCATGCGGACGACATCGAGGTGGTGGCGATCAACGATCTCGGCGATGCCGCGACCAACGCGCATCTGTTCGCCTACGACTCCATCCACGGCCGCTGGCCCGGCGCCGTCTCCCACGAGGAGGACGCGCTGGTCGTCGACGGCCGCCGGATCAAGGTCTTCGCCAATCCCGATCCCGCGACGATCCCCTGGGGCGATCTCGACGTGGACGTCGTGGCCGAATGCACGGGACGCTTCACGGACGGCGAGAAGGCGGCCGCGCATCTGACCGGGGGCGCGAAGCGGGTGCTGATCTCGGCGCCGGCCAAGAACGTGCCGCTGACCGTGGTCTACGGCGTCAACCACGACAGGATCGGCCCCGAGCACAAGGTGATCTCGAACGCCTCCTGCACCACGAACTGCCTCGCGCCGATGGCCAAGGTGCTGCATGAGACCGTCGGCATCGCGCGCGGCTACATGACGACGGTGCACGCCTACACCGCCGACCAGCGCCTGCAGGACAGCCTGCACAAGGATCTGCGGCGCGCGCGCGCGGCGGCGCTCTCCATGATCCCGACCTCCACCGGTGCGGCCCGCGCGGTGGGTCTGGTGCTGCCGGAGCTCGCCGGCAAGCTCGACGGCTCGGCGGTGCGGGTGCCGACGGCGAATGTCTCGCTGGTGGATCTGACCTTCGATGCCGAGCGCGAGACCAGCGTGGACGAGATTCACGAGGCGATGCGCGCGGCGGCGGCCGGAGCGATGAAGGGCGTGCTGGATGTCGTCGATGCGCCGCTGGTTTCCATCGACTTCAACCACAATCCCGCAAGCTGCAGCTTCGACTGCTCCGGGACCCAGGTGATCGACGGCCGCTTCGTGCGGGTGATGGCGTGGTACGACAACGAATGGGGCTTCGCGAACCGGATGGTCGACGTCGCCCGCGTCCTCGCCGGCGTCGCCTGA
- a CDS encoding diacylglycerol kinase, which translates to MQPFPQADGTMTAAEPVRPEETAQGLVGVLTNTGATRVRRSLKALREAIGGSRGVLHVEIRDPGDVPDALRLLAASGVSLLCINGGDGTVQMVAEALDRGVWRGTPPPIAVLAGGHTNLIATDLGTAGDPLRVFARLLAAQRGDAPSGRAPRVVTRVPVRIEGGGLARARAGFFVGLAGIPRATDWARRRVQHPLVPLWLHDAASILLLAASALLDLGRSPLAPVPLAFTLEDGRVVEDAFSVAIATSLPRLLLGARLFARHDGETVQFAAFSRLGPALVRALMAALRHRLHLARMKELTLERVRRLVVAGAGEIVVDGEIVDLDPGEPLVLSAGRPLRFLALRADPR; encoded by the coding sequence GTGCAGCCCTTTCCGCAGGCCGACGGCACGATGACGGCGGCCGAGCCCGTGCGGCCCGAAGAGACCGCACAAGGCCTCGTCGGCGTGCTCACCAACACGGGGGCGACCCGCGTCCGCCGCAGCCTCAAGGCCCTGCGTGAGGCGATCGGCGGCAGCCGCGGCGTCCTGCATGTGGAAATCCGCGACCCCGGCGACGTGCCGGATGCGCTGCGTCTGCTCGCCGCATCGGGCGTCTCGCTTCTGTGCATCAATGGCGGCGACGGCACGGTGCAGATGGTCGCGGAAGCGCTCGACCGGGGCGTCTGGCGCGGCACGCCGCCGCCGATCGCGGTGCTGGCGGGCGGCCACACCAATCTGATCGCGACGGATCTCGGCACCGCGGGCGATCCGCTGCGGGTGTTCGCCCGCCTGCTCGCGGCACAGCGGGGCGATGCCCCATCCGGCCGGGCGCCGCGGGTCGTCACCCGCGTGCCGGTGCGCATCGAAGGCGGCGGGCTCGCGCGCGCGCGCGCGGGCTTCTTCGTCGGACTCGCCGGCATCCCGCGCGCGACGGACTGGGCGAGGCGGCGGGTCCAGCATCCGCTGGTGCCGCTGTGGCTGCATGATGCGGCCTCCATTCTGCTGCTCGCCGCATCCGCGCTGCTCGATCTCGGACGCTCGCCGCTTGCTCCCGTCCCGCTCGCCTTCACGCTGGAAGACGGGAGGGTGGTCGAGGACGCCTTTTCGGTCGCGATCGCCACATCCCTGCCGCGGCTGCTGCTGGGCGCGCGGCTGTTCGCCCGGCATGACGGCGAGACCGTCCAGTTCGCCGCCTTCTCGCGCCTCGGCCCGGCGCTCGTGCGCGCGCTCATGGCCGCCTTGCGGCATCGCCTGCATCTCGCCCGGATGAAGGAGCTCACGCTTGAGCGGGTGCGCCGGCTCGTCGTCGCGGGCGCGGGCGAGATCGTCGTCGACGGCGAGATCGTCGATCTCGATCCGGGCGAGCCGCTCGTGCTCTCCGCCGGCCGGCCGCTGCGCTTTCTCGCCCTCCGGGCGGACCCGCGATGA
- the pgk gene encoding phosphoglycerate kinase, with protein MSRLRALADLGPLAGRIVLVRVDYNVPLDPEGRVADDSRIRESLPTIRHLRREGARVVLLSHLGRPKGARRPEFSLRPVLPVLEALVGEAVVFAEDCIGAPAAEAVAAGAGVTLLENLRFHAGEERDDPEFARALAALGEAYVNDAFSVSHRAHASVHALAGLLPAAAGLALAAEVEALERVLGAPERPLAALVGGAKISTKIPVIENLLARVDHLLIGGAMANTFLKAGGRPVGRSLVEDDQLDTARRIMAAARDRGLQIHLPEEVVVAPALDAGDRAEEKRVDEVAAADMILDFAPATVERLLAVVGGARSFVWNGPLGAFEHPPFDRGTIAFARGVAELTETRGLLSVAGGGDTLAALNRAGVRGRLSHVSSAGGAFLEWLEGRTLPGIAVLMTDG; from the coding sequence ATGTCCCGTCTGCGCGCGCTTGCCGATCTCGGCCCGCTCGCCGGCCGGATCGTGCTGGTCAGGGTCGACTACAACGTCCCGCTCGATCCGGAAGGCCGGGTGGCCGACGACAGCCGCATCCGCGAGAGCCTGCCCACCATCCGGCATCTGCGCCGGGAGGGCGCGCGGGTCGTGCTGCTCAGCCATCTCGGCCGGCCGAAGGGCGCCCGCCGGCCCGAGTTCTCCCTGCGGCCCGTGCTGCCGGTGCTGGAGGCTCTCGTCGGCGAGGCGGTGGTCTTCGCAGAGGACTGCATCGGCGCGCCGGCGGCCGAGGCGGTCGCCGCGGGCGCCGGGGTGACGCTGCTCGAGAACCTGCGCTTTCATGCCGGCGAGGAGCGCGACGATCCCGAGTTCGCCCGCGCGCTCGCGGCGCTGGGCGAGGCCTATGTGAACGACGCCTTCTCGGTCTCGCACCGCGCGCATGCCTCGGTCCATGCGCTGGCCGGGCTGCTGCCGGCGGCCGCGGGGCTGGCGCTGGCCGCCGAGGTCGAGGCGCTGGAGCGCGTGCTGGGTGCACCCGAGCGGCCGCTGGCCGCCCTCGTCGGCGGCGCGAAGATCTCGACCAAGATCCCGGTGATCGAAAATCTGCTCGCCCGCGTCGACCATCTGCTGATCGGCGGGGCGATGGCCAACACCTTCCTGAAGGCCGGGGGGCGGCCCGTCGGCCGTTCGCTGGTTGAGGACGACCAGCTCGATACGGCGCGGCGCATCATGGCCGCGGCGCGTGACCGGGGCCTTCAGATCCATCTGCCGGAGGAGGTGGTGGTCGCCCCCGCTCTCGATGCCGGTGACCGCGCCGAGGAAAAGCGCGTGGACGAGGTCGCGGCGGCGGACATGATCCTCGACTTCGCGCCCGCCACGGTGGAGCGCCTGCTTGCGGTCGTCGGCGGGGCGCGCAGCTTCGTGTGGAACGGGCCGCTCGGGGCCTTCGAGCATCCGCCCTTCGACCGCGGCACCATCGCCTTCGCGCGCGGCGTGGCGGAGCTGACCGAGACGCGGGGGCTGCTCAGCGTCGCCGGGGGCGGCGACACGCTTGCCGCCCTCAACCGTGCCGGCGTGCGCGGGCGGCTGTCGCATGTCTCGAGCGCCGGCGGCGCCTTCCTCGAGTGGCTCGAGGGCCGCACGCTTCCCGGCATCGCCGTGCTGATGACGGACGGCTGA
- a CDS encoding universal stress protein A: MLAGARLKEETERPRSFVVVIDGSPESELALRFASGRAAHVRGGRLILFHAIPPGDFQSWMTVAEHMREERLQEARAMLEEVAARVYAYSGVRPEIVIREGEPRQALLDFLKERDDLFALILGASTTGDPGPLVDYFSGPLVAELPCPLVIIPGSLPPERIDEMV; encoded by the coding sequence ATGCTGGCCGGCGCCCGGCTGAAGGAGGAGACGGAACGCCCGCGTTCCTTCGTCGTCGTCATCGACGGCTCGCCCGAATCGGAGCTTGCGCTCCGATTCGCCTCGGGCCGGGCGGCGCATGTGCGCGGCGGCCGGCTCATCCTGTTCCACGCCATTCCGCCCGGCGACTTCCAGAGCTGGATGACCGTGGCCGAGCACATGCGCGAGGAGCGGCTTCAGGAAGCCCGCGCGATGCTGGAGGAGGTGGCCGCGCGCGTCTACGCCTATTCGGGGGTGCGGCCTGAGATCGTGATCCGCGAGGGCGAACCCAGGCAGGCGCTGCTGGACTTCCTCAAGGAGCGCGACGATCTTTTCGCGCTGATCCTCGGCGCCAGCACCACCGGCGACCCGGGCCCGCTCGTCGACTATTTCTCCGGGCCGCTGGTGGCCGAGCTTCCCTGCCCGCTCGTCATCATCCCGGGCTCGCTGCCGCCCGAGCGCATCGACGAGATGGTCTAG
- a CDS encoding putative lipid II flippase MurJ, which yields MGAKGRRMGLIRHLSQVSALTLLSRVLGFVRDMLMARHLGAGLASDAFFVAFKLPNFFRRLFAEGAFSAAFVPLYAEARTRDPTGRDARRLAEQALAILSAVLLLFTVLAQIAMPGVIAVLAPGFLDDPAKAHLAVELTRLTFPYLACISLVALLAGVLNAHDRFAAPAAAPVLLNLTFIAALLLFADGPPVTARRLAFAVTVAGIVQLVWLVLAAARAGIRLRFVRPRWTPGIARLLTLMLPVALGAGITQVNLMVDVVLASFLDDGALSWLFYADRLNQLPLGVIGVAVGTTLLPALSRAHAAGRPAEAERLLAQALNLTLLLALPAAAALILLPDALIAGLFQRGAFDAADTRATAAALMAYASGLPAYMLTKALVPVFYAEKDTRTPTRIALTALGANFLLNLTLIWWLGHVGLALATSLAAWLQTALLARILGRRGRLPRRLLAHIPLGRILLATGGMAAVLAALRHLLAGMGLGAAAAMAVLVAAGLLAYAAAAAGLGLHRRLGAPARASPPS from the coding sequence GTGGGCGCGAAGGGGCGGCGCATGGGGTTGATCCGGCATCTGTCGCAGGTCTCCGCGCTCACCCTCCTGAGCCGGGTGCTCGGCTTCGTCCGCGACATGCTGATGGCCCGCCATCTGGGCGCGGGCCTTGCCTCCGACGCCTTCTTCGTCGCCTTCAAGCTGCCCAACTTCTTCCGGCGCCTGTTCGCGGAAGGGGCGTTTTCCGCGGCCTTCGTGCCGCTCTACGCCGAGGCGCGCACCCGCGATCCGACCGGCCGCGATGCGCGCCGGCTGGCCGAGCAGGCGCTCGCGATCCTTTCGGCCGTGCTGCTGCTGTTCACCGTGCTCGCCCAGATCGCCATGCCCGGCGTCATCGCGGTGCTCGCGCCCGGCTTTCTCGACGATCCGGCCAAGGCGCATCTCGCGGTCGAGCTGACGCGGCTGACCTTTCCCTATCTTGCGTGCATCTCGCTGGTCGCGCTGCTGGCGGGCGTGCTGAACGCCCACGACCGCTTCGCGGCGCCGGCGGCCGCGCCCGTGCTGCTCAACCTCACCTTCATCGCCGCCCTGCTCCTGTTTGCGGACGGACCGCCGGTCACGGCCCGCCGGCTCGCCTTCGCGGTCACCGTCGCGGGGATCGTCCAGCTCGTCTGGCTGGTGCTCGCGGCGGCGCGCGCCGGAATCCGGCTGCGCTTCGTGCGCCCGCGCTGGACGCCCGGGATCGCGCGTCTTCTGACGCTGATGCTGCCGGTGGCGCTGGGTGCCGGGATCACCCAGGTCAATCTGATGGTCGATGTCGTGCTCGCTAGCTTCCTCGACGACGGTGCGCTGAGCTGGCTGTTCTACGCCGACCGGCTGAACCAGCTGCCGCTCGGGGTGATCGGGGTCGCGGTGGGCACCACGCTGCTGCCGGCCCTGAGCCGCGCGCATGCCGCCGGCCGGCCGGCGGAGGCCGAGCGGCTGCTCGCCCAGGCGCTCAACCTGACGCTGCTGCTCGCGCTGCCGGCGGCGGCGGCGCTGATCCTGCTGCCCGATGCGCTGATCGCGGGGCTGTTCCAGCGCGGCGCCTTCGATGCGGCGGACACGCGGGCGACCGCGGCCGCGCTCATGGCCTATGCGAGCGGGCTGCCCGCCTACATGCTCACCAAGGCGCTCGTGCCCGTGTTCTATGCCGAAAAGGACACGCGCACGCCCACGCGCATCGCGCTCACCGCGCTCGGCGCCAATTTCCTCCTCAACCTGACGCTGATCTGGTGGCTCGGCCATGTGGGGCTTGCGCTCGCGACGAGTCTCGCCGCCTGGCTGCAGACGGCGCTGCTCGCCCGCATCCTCGGCCGGCGCGGGCGGCTGCCGCGGCGCCTGCTCGCGCACATCCCCCTTGGGCGCATCCTTCTTGCGACCGGCGGGATGGCGGCGGTGCTGGCGGCCCTGCGGCATCTTCTTGCGGGCATGGGGCTCGGTGCCGCCGCGGCGATGGCCGTTCTGGTTGCGGCCGGGCTTCTCGCCTACGCGGCCGCCGCCGCCGGTCTCGGCCTCCACCGCCGCCTCGGCGCGCCCGCCCGGGCAAGCCCGCCTTCTTGA